The following proteins are encoded in a genomic region of Oncorhynchus gorbuscha isolate QuinsamMale2020 ecotype Even-year linkage group LG11, OgorEven_v1.0, whole genome shotgun sequence:
- the LOC123989326 gene encoding ATP synthase subunit alpha, mitochondrial isoform X1 produces MLSVRVAAALVRTLPRRAGFVSKNVYAAACVGARHLHTTKPWMAKTGTAEVSSILEEKILGADTSADLEETGRVLSIGDGIARVYGLRNVQAEEMVEFSSGLKGMSLNLEPDNVGVVVFGNDKLIKEGDIVKRTGAIVDVPVGEQLLGRVVDALGNAIDGKGPLGSSIRRRVGLKAPGIIPRISVREPMQTGIKAVDSLVPIGRGQRELIIGDRQTGKTAIAIDTIINQKRFNDGTDEKKKLYCIYVAIGQKRSTVAQLVKRLTDADAMRYTIVVSATASDAAPLQYLAPYSGCSMGEFFRDNGKHALIIYDDLSKQAVAYRQMSLLLRRPPGREAYPGDVFYLHSRLLERAAKMNENFGGGSLTALPVIETQAGDVSAYIPTNVISITDGQIFLETELFYKGIRPAINVGLSVSRVGSAAQTKAMKQVAGTMKLELAQYREVAAFAQFGSDLDAATQQLLNRGVRLTELLKQGQYCPMAIEEQVTVIYAGVRGHLDKMDPTKITKFEKAFLHHVLSQHQDLLAQIRADGKISETADAQLKQIVLTFLASFE; encoded by the exons ATGCTGTCAGTTCGCGTTGCCGCAGCCCTTGTCCGCACCCTTCCCCGACGGGCTGGATTT GTTTCCAAAAATGTTTATGCTGCTGCATGTGTAGGAGCCAGGCACCTGCACACCACAAAGCCATGGATGGCCAAGACGG GAACAGCAGAGGTCTCGTCCATTCTGGAGGAGAAGATCCTGGGGGCTGACACTAGCGCTGACCTGGAGGAGACTGGTCGCGTGCTGTCCATCGGTGATGGTATTGCCAGAGTGTATGGTCTCAGGAACGTGCAGGCTGAGGAGATGGTGGAGTTCTCCTCCGGGCTTAAG GGCATGTCTCTGAACTTGGAGCCTGACAATGTCGGTGTTGTGGTGTTCGGTAATGACAAGCTCATCAAGGAGGGCGATATCGTCAAGAGAACCGGAGCCATCGTGGACGTGCCCGTCGGTGAACAGCTGCTGGGTCGTGTGGTGGACGCTCTGGGAAATGCCATCGACGGCAAG GGTCCCCTTGGGTCCAGCATACGTAGGCGTGTGGGTCTTAAGGCCCCTGGCATTATCCCCCGTATTTCTGTGAGAGAGCCCATGCAGACTGGCATCAAGGCCGTGGACAGCCTGGTGCCCATTGGCAGAGGTCAGCGTGAGCTGATCATTGGTGACAGGCAGACTGG CAAAACCGCCATTGCCATCGACACCATTATCAACCAGAAGCGCTTCAACGATGGCACTGATGAGAAGAAGAAGCTGTACTGCATCTACGTCGCCATTGGTCAGAAGAGATCCACCGTGGCCCAGCTAGTGAAGAGGCTGACTGACGCCGACGCCATGAGGTACACCATTGTGGTGTCCGCCACAGCCTCCGATGCCGCTCCCCTGCAGTACCTGGCCCCttactctggctgctccatgggAGAGTTCTTCAGAGACAATGGCAAGCACGCGCTCATCATCTACGACGATTTGTCCAAGCAG GCTGTGGCTTACCGTCAGATGTCCCTGCTGCTACGTCGTCCCCCCGGTCGTGAGGCCTACCCCGGGGATGTGTTCTACCTCCATTCTCGTTTGCTAGAGAGAGCAGCCAAGATGAACGAAAACTTCGGAGGCGGCTCCCTCACCGCCCTACCCGTCATTGAGACCCAGGCCGGTGATGTTTCCGCCTACATTCCAACCAATGTCATCTCCATCACAGACGGACAG ATATTCTTGGAGACTGAGTTGTTCTACAAAGGTATTCGACCAGCCATCAACGTAGGTCTGTCTGTGTCACGTGTCGGCTCTGCCGCCCAGACCAAAGCCATGAAGCAG GTGGCTGGTACCATGAAGCTGGAGCTGGCCCAGTACCGTGAGGTGGCTGCCTTCGCACAGTTTGGTTCCGACTTGGACGCTGCCACCCAGCAGCTTCTGAACCGTGGTGTTCGCCTTACTGAGCTCCTCAAGCAGGGGCAGTACT GCCCCATGGCCATTGAGGAGCAGGTTACAGTCATCTATGCTGGTGTGAGGGGACACTTGGACAAAATGGACCCAACCAAGATCACAAAGTTTGAGAAGGCTTTTCTTCATCATGTTCTCAGCCAGCACCAGGACCTCCTAGCACAAATTAG AGCTGATGGCAAAATCTCAGAAACCGCAGATGCCCAGCTTAAGCAGATCGTCTTGACCTTCCTGGCAAGCTTTGAGTAG
- the haus1 gene encoding HAUS augmin-like complex subunit 1 — translation MCEKNKKVSKWLSTVFGDQTIPEYEVNTRTVDILYQLAEASEVRCNETSLLIEDQKQKTSEYQADGVHLQNVVLQGVGLSSGSLSKPASDYLSALVANAKVLGVRDTSLSSFVPAVNNLTNELLESEKMDRRLDRELNALRNKLGSVLVLRKTFQEDIKKTMKAQEVESAKAEERLLNMDFVKAKSKDLSYRNKKAEDQLTSRHMENGISHQALMELCEQVYTLKQEILPLSKKLEPYRDLSPSPSLAQVKIEEAKRELAAVDAELEMKVDFMNSSLPKGRPLK, via the exons ATGTGTGAAAAGAACAAGAAG GTGAGCAAGTGGCTCAGCACAGTCTTTGGAGATCAAACTATTCCAGAATATGAAGTTAACACACGGACTGTCGATATACTGTACCAGCTTGCAGAAGCAAGTGAAGTTCGATGCAATGAGACTTCCCTGCTCATTGAGGATCAGAAACAGAAAACTTCTGAGTatcaggctgatg GTGTTCATCTCCAGAATGTTGTTTTACAAGGAGTGGGCTTATCCTCTGGAAGCTTGTCAAAACCTGCATCAGACTACCTGTCCGCATTGGTGGCAAACGCTAAGGTACTTGGTGTCCGAGACACCTCTCTGAGCAG CTTTGTGCCAGCGGTGAATAACTTGACCAATGAGCTTCTGGAATCTGAAAAGATGGACAGGAGACTTGATAGGGAGCTTAATGCCCTCAGAAATAAACTTGGGTCCGTTCTTGTTCTACGGAAAACTTTCCAAGA GGACATCAAGAAAACAATGAAAGCTCAAGAGGTGGAGAGTGCCAAAGCAGAAGAAAGACTGCTGAATATGGACTTTGTCAAAGCAAAATCCAAAGACCTCTCATACCGAAACAAGAAGGCAGAG GACCAGCTAACATCCAGACACATGGAGAATGGAATCTCCCACCAAGCTCTGATGGAGCTATGTGAG CAAGTCTACACGTTGAAACAAGAAATTCTACCTTTGTCAAAGAAACTCGAACCCTACAGAGATTTGAGCCCA AGTCCATCTCTTGCTCAAGTGAAAATTGAAGAGGCAAAGCGAGAATTG GCTGCAGTTGATGCTGAACTGGAGATGAAGGTGGACTTCATGAATTCCTCCTTGCCTAAAGGGCGGCCTTTAAAATGA
- the LOC123989326 gene encoding ATP synthase subunit alpha, mitochondrial isoform X2 gives MAKTGTAEVSSILEEKILGADTSADLEETGRVLSIGDGIARVYGLRNVQAEEMVEFSSGLKGMSLNLEPDNVGVVVFGNDKLIKEGDIVKRTGAIVDVPVGEQLLGRVVDALGNAIDGKGPLGSSIRRRVGLKAPGIIPRISVREPMQTGIKAVDSLVPIGRGQRELIIGDRQTGKTAIAIDTIINQKRFNDGTDEKKKLYCIYVAIGQKRSTVAQLVKRLTDADAMRYTIVVSATASDAAPLQYLAPYSGCSMGEFFRDNGKHALIIYDDLSKQAVAYRQMSLLLRRPPGREAYPGDVFYLHSRLLERAAKMNENFGGGSLTALPVIETQAGDVSAYIPTNVISITDGQIFLETELFYKGIRPAINVGLSVSRVGSAAQTKAMKQVAGTMKLELAQYREVAAFAQFGSDLDAATQQLLNRGVRLTELLKQGQYCPMAIEEQVTVIYAGVRGHLDKMDPTKITKFEKAFLHHVLSQHQDLLAQIRADGKISETADAQLKQIVLTFLASFE, from the exons ATGGCCAAGACGG GAACAGCAGAGGTCTCGTCCATTCTGGAGGAGAAGATCCTGGGGGCTGACACTAGCGCTGACCTGGAGGAGACTGGTCGCGTGCTGTCCATCGGTGATGGTATTGCCAGAGTGTATGGTCTCAGGAACGTGCAGGCTGAGGAGATGGTGGAGTTCTCCTCCGGGCTTAAG GGCATGTCTCTGAACTTGGAGCCTGACAATGTCGGTGTTGTGGTGTTCGGTAATGACAAGCTCATCAAGGAGGGCGATATCGTCAAGAGAACCGGAGCCATCGTGGACGTGCCCGTCGGTGAACAGCTGCTGGGTCGTGTGGTGGACGCTCTGGGAAATGCCATCGACGGCAAG GGTCCCCTTGGGTCCAGCATACGTAGGCGTGTGGGTCTTAAGGCCCCTGGCATTATCCCCCGTATTTCTGTGAGAGAGCCCATGCAGACTGGCATCAAGGCCGTGGACAGCCTGGTGCCCATTGGCAGAGGTCAGCGTGAGCTGATCATTGGTGACAGGCAGACTGG CAAAACCGCCATTGCCATCGACACCATTATCAACCAGAAGCGCTTCAACGATGGCACTGATGAGAAGAAGAAGCTGTACTGCATCTACGTCGCCATTGGTCAGAAGAGATCCACCGTGGCCCAGCTAGTGAAGAGGCTGACTGACGCCGACGCCATGAGGTACACCATTGTGGTGTCCGCCACAGCCTCCGATGCCGCTCCCCTGCAGTACCTGGCCCCttactctggctgctccatgggAGAGTTCTTCAGAGACAATGGCAAGCACGCGCTCATCATCTACGACGATTTGTCCAAGCAG GCTGTGGCTTACCGTCAGATGTCCCTGCTGCTACGTCGTCCCCCCGGTCGTGAGGCCTACCCCGGGGATGTGTTCTACCTCCATTCTCGTTTGCTAGAGAGAGCAGCCAAGATGAACGAAAACTTCGGAGGCGGCTCCCTCACCGCCCTACCCGTCATTGAGACCCAGGCCGGTGATGTTTCCGCCTACATTCCAACCAATGTCATCTCCATCACAGACGGACAG ATATTCTTGGAGACTGAGTTGTTCTACAAAGGTATTCGACCAGCCATCAACGTAGGTCTGTCTGTGTCACGTGTCGGCTCTGCCGCCCAGACCAAAGCCATGAAGCAG GTGGCTGGTACCATGAAGCTGGAGCTGGCCCAGTACCGTGAGGTGGCTGCCTTCGCACAGTTTGGTTCCGACTTGGACGCTGCCACCCAGCAGCTTCTGAACCGTGGTGTTCGCCTTACTGAGCTCCTCAAGCAGGGGCAGTACT GCCCCATGGCCATTGAGGAGCAGGTTACAGTCATCTATGCTGGTGTGAGGGGACACTTGGACAAAATGGACCCAACCAAGATCACAAAGTTTGAGAAGGCTTTTCTTCATCATGTTCTCAGCCAGCACCAGGACCTCCTAGCACAAATTAG AGCTGATGGCAAAATCTCAGAAACCGCAGATGCCCAGCTTAAGCAGATCGTCTTGACCTTCCTGGCAAGCTTTGAGTAG